One segment of Vulpes lagopus strain Blue_001 chromosome 8, ASM1834538v1, whole genome shotgun sequence DNA contains the following:
- the MECR gene encoding enoyl-[acyl-carrier-protein] reductase, mitochondrial isoform X2 → MGGSDVHVKMLAAPINPSDINMIQGNYGLLPKLPAVGGNEGVGQVVAVGGSVTGVKPGDWVIPANAGLGTWRTEAVFSEEALIGVPSDIPLQSAATLSVNPCTAYRMLMDFEQLQPGDWVIQNASNSGVGQAVIQIAAALGLRTINVVRDRPDLQELTDRLKSLGAEHVLTEEELRKHEMKNFFKDMPQPRLALNCVGGKSSTELLRHLAPGGTMVTYGGMAKQPVIASVSQLIFKDLKLRGFWLSQWKKDHSPAQFKELILTLCGLIGRGQLTAPACSEVPLQHYERALEASMQPFVSSKQILTMC, encoded by the exons ATGGGCGGATCAGACGTCCATGTGAAGATGCTGGCGGCCCCTATCAATCCATCTGACATAAATATGATCCAAG GAAATTATGGCCTCCTTCCCAAGCTGCCTGCTGTTGGAGGGAATGAAGGCGTTGGACAGGTGGTAGCAGTGGGCGGCAGTGTGACTGGGGTGAAGCCAGGAGACTGGGTGATTCCAGCAAATGCCGGTTTGG GAACCTGGCGGACCGAGGCTGTGTTCAGTGAGGAAGCACTGATCGGAGTTCCAAGTGACATCCCTCTTCAGAGTGCTGCCACCCTGAGTGTCAATCCCTGCACGGCCTACAGGATGTTGATGGACTTTGAGCAGCTACAGCCAG GAGACTGGGTCATCCAGAATGCATCCAACAGTGGAGTAGGGCAAGCAGTCATCCAGATCGCCGCAGCCCTAGGCCTAAGGACCATCAATGTAGTCCGAGACAG ACCTGACCTCCAGGAGCTGACTGATAGACTGAAGAGTCTGGGGGCCGAGCATGTTCTCACAGAAGAGGAGTTAAGAAAGCATGAGATGAAAAACTTCTTTAAG GATATGCCCCAGCCTCGGCTTGCTCTCAACTGTGTTGGCGGGAAAAGCTCCACAGAGCTGCTGCGACACTTAGC GCCTGGGGGAACCATGGTGACCTACGGGGGAATGGCCAAGCAGCCCGTCATAGCTTCTGTG AGCCAGCTCATTTTTAAGGATCTCAAACTTCGAGGCTTTTGGTTGTCCCAGTGGAAGAAGGATCACAGTCCAG CCCAGTTCAAGGAGCTGATCCTCACACTGTGCGGTCTCATCGGCCGAGGCCAGCTCACAGCGCCCGCCTGCTCCGAGGTCCCACTGCAGCATTACGAGCGTGCCTTGGAAGCCTCAATGCAGCCCTTCGTGTCTTCGAAGCAGATTCTCACCATGTGCTAA